The Triticum aestivum cultivar Chinese Spring chromosome 5A, IWGSC CS RefSeq v2.1, whole genome shotgun sequence genomic sequence NNNNNNNNNNNNNNNNNNNNNNNNNNNNNNNNNNNNNNNNNNNNNNNNNNNNNNNNNNNNNNNNNNNNNNNNNNNNNNNNNNNNNNNNNNNNNNNNNNNNNNNNNNNNNNNNNNNNNNNNNNNNNNNNNNNNNNNNNNNNNNNNNNNNNNNNNNNNNNNNNNNNNNNNNNNNNNNNNNNNNNNNNNNNNNNNNNNNNNNNNNNNNNNNNNNNNNNNNNNNNNNNNNNNNNNNNNNNNNNNNNNNNNNNNNNNNNNNNNNNNNNNNNNNNNNNNNNNNNNNNNNNNNNNNNNNNNNNNNNNNNNNNNNNNNNNNNNNNNNNNNNNNNNNNNNNNNNNNNNNNNNNNNNNNNNNNNNNNNNNNNNNNNNNNNNNNNNNNNNNNNNNNNNNNNNNNNNNNNNNNNNNNNNNNNNNNNNNNNNNNNNNNNNNNNNNNNNNNNNNNNNNNNNNNNNNNNNNNNNNNNNNNNNNNNNNNNNNNNNNNNNNNNNNNNNNNNNNNNNNNNNNNNNNNNNNNNNNNNNNNNNNNNNNNNNNNNNNNNNNNNNNNNNNNNNNNNNNNNNNNNNNNNNNNNNNNNNNNNNNNNNNNNNNNNNNNNNNNNNNNNNNNNNNNNNNNNNNNNNNNNNNNNNNNNNNNNNNNNNNNNNNNNNNNNNNNNNNNNNNNNNNNNNNNNNNNNNNNNNNNNNNNNNNNNNNNNNNNNNNNNNNNNNNNNNNNNNNNNNNNNNNNNNNNNNNNNNNNNNNNNNNNNNNNNNNNNNNNNNNNNNNNNNNNNNNNNNNNNNNNNNNNNNNNNNNNNNNNNNNNNNNNNNNNNNNNNNNNNNNNNNNNNNNNNNNNNNNNNNNNNNNNNNNNNNNNNNNNNNNNNNNNNNNNNNNNNNNNNNNNNNNNNNNNNNNNNNNNNNNNNNNNNNNNNNNNNNNNNNNNNNNNNNNNNNNNNNNNNNNNNNNNNNNNNNNNNNNNNNNNNNNNNNNNNNNNNNNNNNNNNNNNNNNNNNNNNNNNNNNNNNNNNNNNNNNNNNNNNNNNNNNNNNNNNNNNNNNNNNNNNNNNNNNNNNNNNNNNNNNNNNNNNNNNNNNNNNNNNNNNNNNNNNNNNNNNNNNNNNNNNNNNNNNNNNNNNNNNNNNNNNNNNNNNNNNNNNNNNNNNNNNNgtgctcgtctcggcgtccgtcgtcgctaccgtgacgacgtcagcctcgactcgcgttacgctaagacaggttggcagtggtgtcacgtgctcgtctcggcatccgtcgtcgctactgcgacgacgtccgcctcgactcgcgtgaccCTAAGATACACAGGATGGCAGTGGTCTCAcatgctcgtcttggcgtccgtcgtcgctaccgcgatgacgtccgcctcgactcgcgttacgctaagacagggtggaagtggtgtcacgtgctcgtctcggcgtccgtcgtcgctaccgcgacgacgtcagcatcgactcgcgttacgctaagacagggtgatGGTTGTGTCGCGTGCTCGTCTCAGCGTTCGTCATAGCTACCGCGACGGCGTCCGCCTCAACTTGCGTGaccctaagacagggtggcagtggtgtcacgtgctcgtctcggcgtccgtcgtcgctactgcaacgacgtccgcctcgactcgcgtgaccctaagatagacaggatggcagtggtgtcacgtgctcgtctcggcgtccgtcgtcgctaccgcgacgacgtccgcctcgactcgcgttaccctaagatagacagggtggcagtgctNNNNNNNNNNNNNNNNNNNNNNNNNNNNNNNNNNNNNNNNNNNNNNNNNNNNNNNNNNNNNNNNNNNNNNNNNNNNNNNNNNNNNNNNNNNNNNNNNNNNNNNNNNNNNNNNNNNNNNNNNNNNNNNNNNNNNNNNNNNNNNNNNNNNNNNNNNNNNNNNNNNNNNNNNNNNNNNNNNNNNNNNNNNNNNNNNNNNNNNNNNNNNNNNNNNNNNNNNNNNNNNNNNNNNNNNNNNNNNNNNNNNNNNNNNNNNNNNNNNNNNNNNNNNNNNNNNNNNNNNNNNNNNNNNNNNNNNNNNNNNNNNNNNNNNNNNNNNNNNNNNNNNNNNNNNNNNNNNNNNNNNNNNNNNNNNNNNNNNNNNNNNNNNNNNNNNNNNNNNNNNNNNNNNNNNNNNNNNNNNNNNNNNNNNNNNNNNNNNNNNNNNNNNNNNNNNNNNNNNNNNNNNNNNNNNNNNNNNNNNNNNNNNNNNNNNNNNNNNNNNNNNNNNNNNNNNNNNNNNNNNNNNNNNNNNNNNNNNNNNNNNNNNNNNNNNNNNNNNNNNNNNNNNNNNNNNNNNNNNNNNNNNNNNNNNNNNNNNNNNNNNNNNNNNNNNNNNNNNNNNNNNNNNNNNNNNNNNNNNNNNNNNNNNNNNNNNNNNNNNNNNNNNNNNNNNNNNNNNNNNNNNNNNNNNNNNNNNNNNNNNNNNNNNNNNNNNNNNNNNNNNNNNNNNNNNNNNNNNNNNNNNNNNNNNNNNNNNNNNNNNNNNNNNNNNNNNNNNNNNNNNNNNNNNNNNNNNNNNNNNNNNNNNNNNNNNNNNNNNNNNNNNNNNNNNNNNNNNNNNNNNNNNNNNNNNNNNNNNNNNNNNNNNNNNNNNNNNNNNNNNNNNNNNNNNNNNNNNNNNNNNNNNNNNNNNNNNNNNNNNNNNNNNNNNNNNNNNNNNNNNNNNNNNNNNNNNNNNNNNNNNNNNNNNNNNNNNNNNNNNNNNNNNNNNNNNNNNNNNNNNNNNNNNNNNNNNNNNNNNNNNNNNNNNNNNNNNNNNNNNNNNNNNNNNNNNNNNNNNNNNNNNNNNNNNNNNNNNNNNNNNNNNNNNNNNNNNNNNNNNNNNNNNNNNNNNNNNNNNNNNNNNNNNNNNNNNNNNNNNNNNNNNNNNNNNNNNNNNNNNNNNNNNNNNNNNNNNNNNNNNNNNNNNNNNNNNNNNNNNNNNNNNNNNNNNNNNNNNNNNNNNNNNNNNNNNNNNNNNNNNNNNNNNNNNNNNNNNNNNNNNNNNNNNNNNNNNNNNNNNNNNNNNNNNNNNNNNNNNNNNNNNNNNNNNNNNNNNNNNNNNNNNNNNNNNNNNNNNNNNNNNNNNNNNNNNNNNNNNNNNNNNNNNNNNNNNNNNNNNNNNNNNNNNNNNNNNNNNNNNNNNNNNNNNNNNNNNNNNNNNNNNNNNNNNNNNNNNNNNNNNNNNNNNNNNNNNNNNNNNNNNNNNNNNNNNNNNNNNNNNNNNNNNNNNNNNNNNNNNNNNNNNNNNNNNNNNNNNNNNNNNNNNNNNNNNNNNNNNNNNNNNNNNNNNNNNNNNNNNNNNNNNNNNNNNNNNNNNNNNNNNNNNNNNNNNNNNNNNNNNNNNNNNNNNNNNNNNNNNNNNNNNNNNNNNNNNNNNNNNNNNNNNNNNNNNNNNNNNNNNNNNNNNNNNNNNNNNNNNNNNNNNNNNNNNNNNNNNNNNNNNNNNNNNNNNNNNNNNNNNNNNNNNNNNNNNNNNNNNNNNNNNNNNNNNNNNNNNNNNNNNNNNNNNNNNNNNNNNNNNNNNNNNNNNNNNNNNNNNNNNNNNNNNNNNNNNNNNNNNNNNNNNNNNNNNNNNNNNNNNNNNNNNNNNNNNNNNNNNNNNNNNNNNNNNNNNNNNNNNNNNNNNNNNNNNNNNNNNNNNNNNNNNNNNNNNNNNNNNNNNNNNNNNNNNNNNNNNNNNNNNNNNNNNNNNNNNNNNNNNNNNNNNNNNNNNNNNNNNNNNNNNNNNNNNNNNNNNNNNNNNNNNNNNNNNNNNNNNNNNNNNNNNNNNNNNNNNNNNNNNNNNNNNNNNNNNNNNNNNNNNNNNNNNNNNNNNNNNNNNNNNNNNNNNNNNNNNNNNNNNNNNNNNNNNNNNNNNNNNNNNNNNNNNNNNNNNNNNNNNNNNNNNNNNNNNNNNNNNNNNNNNNNNNNNNNNNNNNNNNNNNNNNNNNNNNNNNNNNNNNNNNNNNNNNNNNNNNNNNNNNNNNNNNNNNNNNNNNNNNNNNNNNNNNNNNNNNNNNNNNNNNNNNNNNNNNNNNNNNNNNNNNNNNNNNNNNNNNNNNNNNNNNNNNNNNNNNNNNNNNNNNNNNNNNNNNNNNNNNNNNNNNNNNNNNNNNNNNNNNNNNNNNNNNNNNNNNNNNNNNNNNNNNNNNNNNNNNNNNNNNNNNNNNNNNNNNNNNNNNNNNNNNNNNNNNNNNNNNNNNNNNNNNNNNNNNNNNNNNNNNNNNNNNNNNNNNNNNNNNNNNNNNNNNNNNNNNNNNNNNNNNNNNNNNNNNNNNNNNNNNNNNNNNNNNNNNNNNNNNNNNNNNNNNNNNNNNNNNNNNNNNNNNNNCTCGAATCGCGTTAtcctaagacagggtggcagtggtgtcacgtgctcgtctcggcgtccgtcgtcgctaccgcgatggcgtccgcctcgactcgcgttacgctaagacagggaggcagtggtgtcacgtgctcatctcggcgtccgtcgtcgctaccgcgactacgtccgcctcgactcgcgttacactaagacagggaggcagtggtgtcacgtgctcgtctcggcgtccgtcgtcgctaccgcgatgacgtcctcctcgactcgcgttacgctaagacagggtggcagtggtgtcacgtgctcgtctcggcagaAAGGGTCATCCCGGGGATCGGCCTCCACTTTCTGCCATGGCGTATGGAACCAATGAACTAATTCTTTGGTCGCCCCGTTGCCTCTGCCAATGCTTTGTGTACTGTCAAGGTGGAGAAGAAGAATTTGGGAGTATTTCACTTCCAATACCTTGGGAGCTTCCCTTGCCGTACAAGGACATTAATGTACTTAAATCCATGCCATCTCCTCTTTGAGAACTCAGGCCATAGTAGCTCTGCAAGCTGCTCATTGCAAACTCGGCCTATTCCCTGTCTAGACTTGTCGCAATCTAGTAAATTCACAATGTCCCTGTTTTGCTGAATGTTCGGAGCCCACGCTCTGAAAAAAAGCAGAGAATAGGTTAGAACAGACTATTATATTTACATACCATGTACAGTTGTACACCAACTTAAATAGTCAAAACATGGGTGAAGCGTCGTGATGCAAAAGCAAGGAAGAAAACACTAGACCCTAAACAGCGACAATATTATGAACTGCTAAAAATGAGTTGTCTTTATCTGACAAATAGTTTGATCTTTGAAAATCAACGTGAACAAGAAAACAGGTTGCAGTTAAATATGTAACTGCCCAAAAATCAACAACAATGAAACTTATGGACTCTGTGCTACAGCATGGAAGagaaaaaaccaaaaacaaaaggaacacagTAAATTAGGAATTCTTCTAGCTTAATGCTCATGTATATACAGATTGTGCTATATCTCTGTTGTTTGAATAATGTTCAGAGCTTAGTTTCTTTGCACAAATGTTCATAATTCATACAATAATTTGCTACAGAAAAACAAAAAGATTTTCAGAGAATTAGCTCATTCTCTTAACAATGAAAGCTGCTGATTTCCTTGCAGTGTTCAGTATTTATAGAAATAACTTGCTACAAAATGATGCAGCATTCTCTTAATAATTAGCTCATTCAATGAAAGCTGCTGATTTTCTTAACAATTATTTTTCTTTCCAAAGTTGGCGACACATTTGTGACATTTGGGGGCAAATGATGCAGCAAATCCAGCAGGATCAGCACAAAGTATTCAGCTTCTGAACAAGCTCTCTAGCCATGTACTCCAATTACAAGATTGTTACATGGAGATACTGAAGAAGAGATAACAGCCATGTACTCCACTTAATTTCACTCACTTCAATACTACTTTGATTTTGCAGAAACACTTGATTGATTCCAAGGACCAGTTCGGTTTGATAAACAAGACTGAATGTTCCTAGTTAAGCTCAACCACCTCGGATGCATCCAGGGAAAACTATTACTGTACTAAATCATATAGGCATAAAACAGAGGTCAAAATGCAGAGTATAAGCATGGAATACTTGTATTCAACGGTATTGCCGTCACTTAATCAATAATAAAGCAACTCCAACTTGGATTGAATCAACCTTGCATAGCTCAGTTCGGTATTTTCAACTTGGATTGGAACCTCTAAATTATCAACAAACTGAAATGACATAGTATTTGGAGTTTGGATATGAAAAGTACTGCTTTCACATATTCATTTCTTAActgatagtgatgatacacatcaTGTAAAACGACAACAGAAGGAACTACTACAATTCAGAATTACGGCAACGATTTGCTGGAGCACATAACTCATCACTGCAACCAAAAAATCTAGGACACCAGCAACATCAGAACTAGTAGTGCCAAAAGTAAGCATACACTAAACGGAATAATGAACCATGGGATTAAATAATTTATTAAATCATTTGCAAGAAGGTTTTGGCGAAAAAAGGAGCCGGCATTGCTTCAGCACCACATACGAGAAGAGCTACTTGCCTGGTTGTAGTATTGTACTTGGCAAGACGCTGTGAACGGCAGGGAGCCTCGGTGTTAATCTGAACATTGTTGTGGATGAAGAAACATCAGTGAGTCAGTCAGTCCCGCCTCCGGGCATCGATCCAAAGGAGCAACAATTTCTTTGCACAAATGTTCATAATTCATACAATAATTTGCTACAGAAAAACAAAAAGATTTTCAGAGAATTAGCTCATTCTCTTAACAATGAAAGCTGCTGATTTCCTTGCAGTGTTCAGTATTTATAGAAATAACTTGCTACAAAATGATGCAGCATTCTCTTAATAATTAGCTCATTCAATGAAAGCTGCTGATTTTCTTAACAATTATTTTTCTTTCCAAAGTTGGCGACACATTTGTGACATTTGGGGGCAAATGATGCAGCAAATCCAGCAGGATCAGCACAAAGTATTCAGCTTCTGAACAAGCTCTCTAGCCATGTACTCCAATTACAAGATTGTTACATGGAGATACTGAAGAAGAGATAACAGCCATGTACTCCACTTAATTTCACTCACTTCAATACTACTTTGATTTTGCAGAAACACTTGATTGATTCCAAGGACCAGTTCGGTTTGATAAACAAGACTGAATGTTCCTAGTTAAGCTCAACCACCTCGGATGCATCCAGGGAAAACTATTACTGTACTAAATCATATAGGCATAAAACAGAGGTCAAAATGCAGAGTATAAGCATGGAATACTTGTATTCAACGATATTGCCGTCACTTAATCAATAATAAAGCAACTCCAACTTGGATTGAATCAACCTTGCATAGCTCAGTTCGGTATTTTCAACTTGGATTGGAACCTCTAAATTATCAACAAACTGAAATGACATAGTATTTGGAGTTTGGATATGAAAAGTACTTCTTTCACATATTCATTTCTTAActgatagtgatgatacacatcaTGTAAAACGACAACAGAAGGAACTACTACAATTCAGAATTACGGCAACGATTTGCTGGAGCACATAACTCATCACTGCAACCAAAAAATCTAGGACACCAGCAACATCAAAACTAGTAGTGCCAAAAGTAAGCATACACTAAACGGAATAATGAACCATGGGATTAAATAATTTATTAAATCATTTGCAAGAAGGTTTTGGCGAAAAAAGGAGCCGGCATTGCTTCAGCACCACATACGAGAAGAGCTACTTGCCTGGTTGTAGTATTGTACTTGGCAAGATGCTGTGAACGGCAGGGAGCCTCGGTGTTAATCTGAACATTGTTGTGGATGAAGAAACATCAGTGAGTCAGTCAGTCCCGCCTCCGGGCATCGATCCAAAGGAGCAACAATTTCTTTGCACAAATGTTCATAATTCATACAATATTTTGCTACAGAAAAACAAAAAGATTTTCAGAGAATTAGCTCATTCTCTTAACAATGAAAGCTGCTGATTTCCTTGCAGTGTTCAGTATTTATAGAAATAACTTGCTATAGAAAAACAAAACAATGTTCAGAGAATTAGTACATTCTTGAACAATGGCAGCTGCTGATTTCCTTGCATAGTGTTCAGTATTTATAGAATAACTTGCTACAGAGAAACAAAACAAGCAAGCTGTGTTGCTCCCTGTCAAATCATCTTCTTCCTCATGCTGAAAACGAGCAAGTTGTGCTCTGACGGCATCATCAGAGCAGAGCTACCAAAATCGCCATCCCTGTGCTGCTCCCTGTCAAATCTGGGTGTTCGTGAGCTCGGAGACGGTGGCCGCTGTCAGCCATGGACTCATCAGAAGGAAGAGGGGAGGGAGAGGTGGGTAGTACCTGGAAGTCCTCGGAGGCGACGGGGATCGCGGACGCCGTTGGGGAGCTTGGTGATGCGGGTGGGGACAACGCACGGGGGGATGTCCAGCCCGGGTAGGAGGCGTAGGAGCAAGGTCGAGCACGCCGCGGAGGCTGTATGGTCGCCGGACAGGCACCGCTCGCCGTATTGGCTGCTTCCGCCCCTGGACCTCGCGGAGCCCGAGCGGTCGCTGCGCCTCCCCGTATTGGCCGCCGCTGCACTTTGACCTCACGGCGCTCATGCGGGCACGGCGCCTCGCCGTACTGGCCACCTCCCTCGCGGAGCTCGTGCGGGCGCGCCTCCCGTGCTGACCTCGCGGCGCTCGTGAGGCGCCTCGCCGAGGAGGGGGCAGCAGGGCAGCTGCAGTGGAGGAGGGGATGTAAAGGGGAAAGGGAAAAGGCGGACGGCTGGGCTTTCCAGAAAAGGAAAAAGGCTAGAAAATAGAAAGGGAATAGGGGGAACGACGAGCGCGGTCGGAATCGATCGCTCTCGCGATCGATCACCAAGGAGTCGTTTCGCATCCCAACTTGCACATGTCTCCCTGCAGCGTCTAGCCAGCAACGCAGCACCACCAGCACACGTAACTCTAGTGAGAGCAGCAGCTAGCCGGCTTAGAGCACCAGCTGCAGTCCTCAGGGCCACGTCGCCGGTCACCTCATAATAAAACAGCCAGCGGACCTGCCATACATCAGCCACGGCAGCAGCGCCAACGACTTATGGGGTTGCTGTGTTGCAGCAACGACGCTGCTGCGACCACCCCTTCAAGCACCATTGATGCACTATGACTGCACCTGCGATACTCCAGCCACCTAGCTATGCTCCATTGCAGTGCCTGTGATGCTTCGGCGGCTTGGCAATGATTTTTTGTAGCACCAGCGATGATTTGCCGACCCGACTATGCTCCATCGTAGCACTGTGATGCTCCCTTGCAACTTCATCGCTGTTCTGGCGGTCGACGAATGCTTCATCGGGGCACTTGCTCCCTTGCAGCATCGTCGACGTTCCGATGGTCCGACGAATGCTTCATCGCGGCATCGATGATGTTCTCGCGGCCCGACGATGCTCCATCGCAGTGCCGGTGATGCTCCGACGGCTCGGCGATTGCAGCGTCGGCGATGTTTCGATGGCCCGACGATGCTCCATCGTAGCACTGGTGATGCTCCCTTACAACGTTGTCGATGTTCTGATGGTCCGACGAATGCTTCATCGCGGCACCGATGATGTTCTCACGGCCCGACGATGCTCCATCGCAGTGCCGGTGATGCTCCGACGGCTCGGCGATTGCAGCGTCAGCGATGTTTCGACGGCCCGATGATGCTCCATCGTAGCACTGGTGATGCTCCCTTGCAACGTTGTCGACGTTTCGACGGTCCGGCAAATGCTTTGTCGCGGCACCGATGATGTTCTCGCGGCCCGATGATGCTCCATGGCAGTGCCGGTGATGCTCCGATGGCTCGGTGATTGCAGCGTCGGCGATGTTTCGACGGCCTGACGATGCTCCATCGTAGCACTGGTGATGCTCCCTTGCAACGTTGTTGACGTTTCGACGGTCCGACGAATGCTTCATCGCGGCGCTGGTGATGTTCCGACGGTCCGACGATGCTCCATCACATTGTCGGTGATGCTCTGTTGTAGCACCAGCGAAGTTTCAACGGCCCGACGATGCTCCATCGTAGCACCCGTGATCCTCCCTTGTAGCGTCGTCGATGTTCCGACGGTCCGACAAATGCTTCATCGCGGCACCGGTGATGTTCCGGCGGTCTGATGATGCTCCATCGCAGTGACGGTGCTGCTCCGACGGCTCGGCGATTGCAGCACCGGTGATGTTTCGACGACCCAACGATCCTCCATCGTAGCACCAGTGATGCTCCCTTGCAGCGCTGTCGACGTTTCGACGGTCTGACGAATGCTTCATCGCGACACCGGTGATGTTTTAGCGGTCCGAGGATGCTCCATCATAGTGTCAGTGATGCTCCGTTGTAGCACCAGTGATGTTTCGACGGCCCGACGATGCTCCATCGTAGCACCCGTGATCCTCCCTTGTAGCGTCGTTGATGTTCCGACGGTCCGACAAATGCTTTGGCTGCCCGACGACACTCCGTTGCAGCTCCAATGGTGCTCCAATGACCCGGCTATGCTCCGTTGCAGCACCGGTGATGCTTCGGCGGCCCGGCAAGGCTTCCGCTGCCCAGCGATGCACCGTTGCAATGCCGATGATGCTCCGGCGGCCCGACGACGGTTCATTGTTGGGCCGACAATGCTTAGGTTGGAAGGAGACGCTCCGTTGCATCGCCGAGGATGCTCCGATGGCCCGGGGATGCTCCATTGCAACGCTGGTGATGCTTCGTCGGCCCGACGATACTCCGTTGCAGGTCCGACGATGCTTCGGCTGCCCAACAATGCTCTATTGCAGCACCGGCGATTCTTCGGCGGCCCGACGATGCTCCGGCTGCTTGGAGATGCTCTGTTGCATTGCCGACAATGCTTCGATGGCCCGGTGACGCTCCATTACAGCGTCGGCGGCCCGACAAGCTTCGTTGCAGGAccgactgatgaggacatgactaccttggatacaaccaaaaatattgcatacatgcatatttgtcaggtgatttctaatgcaaactattcaataatctatttatgttatccagaacaaaaatacttcacacacttttgtgttttgtctaattgcagttgtatgggacatttgtacaatccacatatgaagacaagggaaaaggagaagtttagcttgtgttcaaaaagtcctctcacgtcacttttgggccaagagaagatagagtccaagtctctcacgttctggattcagattcggactgcacagacatacctgactcaaaacgccaacaacttttttgtacggactctgaattgggtgattctttttttgttggaaactagatttcgtgctctttccaacccactcggattcaccttcaaattcgtccggagcgttgagttacggacgaaacaatctgacattgcagcagaatccgagtcaaactacaagcccaaaggtgttgcatcacctccacttgggcccatgagccttgtacgacttagggttagttttaggctgccttgggacgtcctcccacctccttggccgccaccccttgctcctatataagtagatccatctagtagcttttttcttgggatttgtttagttaaaagttagccactgcaacttcgtgtacttcgtttgtgtccaacgtccagaccaagaccgcttacggatccccaccattatcaatacctcatatatatttgcaatattcagattgctttatcatattcttgctcgttcttcgattgcttgcaggaatagaccttcgtggtcaggctgaccgtgcttccggcatcgtcagtaacctcaggagattggtttagcgattgctaaggcgcaacgtcgtgcacgtttgtagtcggatcatcaaagtcgtctccaccaaatcgatagttatcatctcatcgaaagatcgggacaccctcgcctctatcaagtggtatcagttttcagattGCTCGATGAGAATTTCCAgctttcctagattagatttattttcttacctattgtccaagaaaaagccacaaaaaagagttagatctattcatccttgatccaagccagtccgagcctttgcaattttcttttcattgcttgcatagttgaattatcggttgcatcgtcgtgtcgagttgctggtcttagtgtctaattcgtttagagtttcgagttctattcacattagtcacgccaccgctgcatcattatctcttccgctgtccaccacccatccatcaatttccaccacgtgctacccaccattcattgtcataataatagttgagatcgttcacatcttcacttgatccaatctgcatcttatctagtttgttttggaaagagggagaaaaaaagagagagaaaaaagagagaaaaaaaaagagaaaaaatcagagaaaaaaaaggagagaaagaaaaaaaagtgtgagaaaaaaaaagagaagaaaaaaaacaaaattcggatctttttagactcaatctcgtagttgaattcggattggaatctgttttgtgcactgttcagtaaaacaagcataacttcctcatacgaagtccgttttgcctccgcgagtactcaaacgaaagctagtgacgagccgcatctaaatagttgaagaagctagttcaatatttggcacctcaaaatcaaCTTCTAAAtatgtctttttgccctccgaagttcatgaacacagcttattccagtttttcaggacaattttcgaattttttgactcctcatatcaactcggaattgagtgattccttttgtgtttgaaa encodes the following:
- the LOC123102844 gene encoding uncharacterized protein isoform X3; amino-acid sequence: MSAVRSKCSGGQYGEAQRPLGLREVQGRKQPIRRAVPVRRPYSLRGVLDLAPTPPTRAGHPPVRCPHPHHQAPQRRPRSPSPPRTSRLTPRLPAVHSILPSTILQPERGLRTFSKTGTL
- the LOC123102844 gene encoding uncharacterized protein isoform X1 encodes the protein MRNDSLVIDRESDRFRPRSSFPLFPFYFLAFFLFWKAQPSAFSLSPLHPLLHCSCPAAPSSARRLTSAARSAREARPHELREGGGQYGEAPCPHERREVKVQRRPIRGGAATARAPRGPGAEAANTASGACPATIQPPRRARPCSYASYPGWTSPRALSPPASPSSPTASAIPVASEDFQINTEAPCRSQHLAKYNTTTRLTPRLPAVHSVLPSTILQPERGLRTFSKTGTL
- the LOC123102844 gene encoding uncharacterized protein isoform X2, coding for MSAVRSKCSGGQYGEAQRPLGLREVQGRKQPIRRAVPVRRPYSLRGVLDLAPTPPTRAGHPPVRCPHPHHQAPQRRPRSPSPPRTSRLTPRLPAVHSVLPSTILQPERGLRTFSKTGTL